The nucleotide window CCCCCCATATTGCCGAAAATAGAGCTGAAAAAGTCCGAAAAATCGGCTTCGTCGCCGAAAGGACTGTTGCCGCCGAAACCACCGCCGCCCGGTTGCCCGTATTGGGAGTACTGCGACCAGTCGAAGCCCCCGCCGCCTCCGCGGCTGCCGGCCTGCTGGTAGCGTTGCCAGTCGGCGCCCAGCTGGTCGTACTTCTGGCGCTTTTCCGGGTCGCTGAGTACCTCGTTGGCCTCGTTCACTTCCTTGAAGCGCTGTTCGGCCTCCGGGTTGTTGGGGTTCACATCGGGGTGATGCTGGCGGGCCAGTTTGCGGTAAGCCTTCTTGATCTGGTCGGCGGTGGCGTTTTTTTCCACGCCCAGCACTTTGTAGTAGTCTTTGTAGTCCACGTAAGAAAATGAGCCGTAGAGTGATAGGAATGAAACCTGGGCGGCCCCAGTAGCCTCATTCCGGCAAACGCAGGGCCCCGCGCGGAGGTTGCCCACCCGCTACTGGCCCAGTTTTTGTCTTCGCGCCAAAGACGTAATTTACTTGCCTCCAACGTTGTTTTCCACCCTTACCATCCCTGATATGAAGCGCATTGTACTTGCCACGGCTACGTTGCTGCTGGCTGCCAGCTGCTGGTCCTCCGCTCAGGCCCAGACCAAACTTCCGCCCCGCCGCACGGTGGCACCCAAGGCCAAAGCCACCGCCCCCAAGGGCGTGACAATGAAAGAAGGCTTTACCGTGAAAGAGGGGAAAGTGCTGGTGACCCGCAATGGCCTTACCTCCACCGTGGCGCAACCCGAAAAGCTCGTCAACGGCACGACCATCAAGTCCGATGGCACCGTGATTCTGCGCGACAGCACGCATGTGATGATGAAGGAGGGCGACGAGCTGTCGTTGAGCGGCCGCCTCACCACCAAAGCTATGCAGGCTGAGCAGGATAGCCTCATGAACGTGGTAAAAGAAAACACCAAAATGAAGCTCAAGTCCAAGCGAAAAGGCCGATAAGAGCAAGCTTTTAGCGAAAGTAAAAAAGAGGAAGCTGCTGGGTTACGCCAACGGCCTCCTCTTTTTTATTGAAAGTCGATGATAGGACACCAAGACATTACGGTTGCCGACTGACCAAAGTATAGTCGCGCAGAATCTCGTGGGCCTCGGCATCGTTTGCCGCTTCCACCACTTCGTTCATTACAAACTGAATTTCGGCTTCCGTCCACTGCTGGGCTTCGGCAGCTTTCACGAAGGCACCGAGGGCCACAAACCGGCTGGCGGTGGGAGAGGGGCTCCACTGAACTTTCTTGCGGATTCGCATGCGGGTAGAAAAACGTTAGCGGTGAGCGGCCTTCACTACTTTCAGTTGCACCGGGGCCACACCGGCGTCTACGATACCGATTTTACGAGCGGCTTTGCGCGAAAGGTCAATAATACGGCCTTTAGCGTGCGGACCCCGGTCGGTAATAGTGACTTTCACGGAGCGGTGGTTGCGCGGGTTGGTCACGCGCACTACCGTGCCGAAGGGCAGCGTATTGTGTGCGGCCGTCCGCTTGCTGGCCCGGTATACGGTGCCGCTGGCCGTTTTGCGGCCATTAAACTTGTCGGCGTAATAGGAGGCCTGCCCACTTTGGGTAAAGGCTTTCGAGCCGCCGCAGCTGCTTAGCAAGCTTGCCAGCAAACCCATTATCAGAAGGCGCATAGAAGGTCAGTTGTTCGTTATCAGTTGCCTGTTGTGAGTCTGGTAAGAATATGCAACCCATACTTATCAACTCACAACTGAATACTGAGAAGTTAGTTGGTGGCAGCGCTGGTCCGGCGCGGCGGAATGCGTAGGGCCAGCAGGTTCTGGAAGTTGCCCTGCAGCACGTTGAAATCAACCGTGCCCCGAATGCCGGGAATGTAGGATTCGTCGGAGTGCTGCCAGATAATCCACTTTTCGCGGGCCAGGGTGGGCTGCTGAACCTCATAATGGGCCAGCCAAAGCGGGTATTTATCGAAGTGCCCGGCCAGGTAGCGCTGGTAAAAGCTGTAGTTGGAGTACAGAATGGGCCGCACGCCGTAGTGCCGCTCCACCAGCCGCAGCCAGGTGGCAATGCCGCGCCGCATCTGGGCCACATCATGAAACTCCTGGGCCTCCACGTCCAGCACCGGGGGCAGGTCGCCGGGCTGCAGGTTGGCCGTTCGCACGAATAGCTCGGCCTGCTGGCGGCCGTCGTAGTTGGGCTGGAAGTAGTGGTAGGCCCCACAGTAAATGCCGGCCCGGCGCGCCCCGCGCAGGTTGCGCCCGAAGCGGGCGTCGCGTAGCGTTACACCCTCCGTGGCTTTGATGAAGGCAAAGCGCACCTGATTCTTTGCCACCTTTTGCCAGTCGATAGAACCCTGGTAGGCCGATACATCAATGCCATGCACGGTGTAGCCCGTGAGCAGGGGCGTGTGCTCCCGCCCCGTGAGCCGGTGGCTGAAAAAGCTGGCGTAAGTGCGCCGCATGTAGCGGTGCAGCTGCCGCTGATACACGTAGTAAAACGCCAGCCCGCCCAGCAAAAGCAGCACCGCAGCTCCAAGCAGCCACTTCCCCGGCCGCGGAAAGCGGCGGCGCACGACTGGGCGATGAGGACGGCGGCTGGCTGGTTGCATAGTCAAAGTAACGCAGGAAGCACCGATTCTGGTGCCCTCAGCCCCGCCAAAGTGCCCGTTGCCGAAGCCAAATACCGTACTTTCGGGCCAGAAAAAGCTACTGCTATGACCTCTGCCACCCCCGACGCCCGCGACGAGAACGGGCACCTTATCCGCGAGCTGCACGGCATCACGCTGGCGCAGATTCTGGAGTATCTGGTGCTGCACTACGGCTGGGAGGAACTGGACCGCCGCATCCGCATCAACTGCTTTGCCGTGAATCCCAGCGTCAAATCCAGCCTCACCTTTCTGCGGCGTACGCCCTGGGCCCGCGCCAAGGTGGAGGCGCTATACGTGCAGGCCCGCACGGCCGAGGTGCTGGGAAAGCCTCGGCCATAGCGGCCCGCTATATAGCGCGGAGCCCATAACGTGGGGCCGCCGCCTGCGTACAGAGGCTTGCTTCTTGGTTAAGAAGTTGTTGGGCTCAGCCGGTGGCCGTCCTGCTTTCTTCCGTGCGTTTCCCCTCCTTCGATATGAACCACTTTTTCCTGACCCGCCGGGCGCTGCTTACGGCTGCCTGCTGCAGCTTCGGCTATCTGGCCACCGCCCAAAGCTCGGCGGTGCTGGCTCAGAAGAGCACCCAGGCCGTGTGCGTACCGGCCGAGCTGACGGGCCTGAGTGCCTGCGTGGATATGCAGCAGACCCAGTACCTTAAAGCCCCGTCCGGCAACGAAACCGCCGTGTGGAAGGGCACCGTGCCTACCGGGCAGCGGCCGGCCAAAACCATCATCAAAGATGCTACCTGGCAGGAGCGCAGCCTGTCCTTCACCACCCACGCCGTCATCACGGCCGATGGCAAGGCCTCCCTCACGCTGCAGTACAAAGCCAACCCCAAGTTCAAATAACAACCCGTTTTAAGCTTCGCACTATTAGACACTAGCAAAAAGCTGGTCGCGGAAAGCGGCTGGCTTTTTTGTTCTTTCGCGGAGCCGTTGGGGTATTGCTATGAAAGATGTTACCGAAAAATCGGGTTGGGGGGCGCTGGCACTTGGGTTGCTGGGGTTTCTGGCGTTCGAAACCGGAGCCTACTACCTGTTGCGCCTGCTGACCGCCAGCCTGGGCGAAACAGACCAGCTGCAGCCCGAAAATACCATCGTCAGCAACTGGGTGAAAACGGTGGTTTTTCTGCTGCTGCACCTCACGCTGCTCATCGTGGCCATGCTGATGCTCAGCAACCGCCTGCCCCGGCGCTACCGCGGCCAGGTTATGGGCTGGTTTTACCTGGCTCTGGTCACGGGCTTTGTGCTGCTCATTCCGTTGTTCGGGTAGGTTTCAGTTGCCAGTTGCCTGTTGATAAAACAACGTCATGCTGAGCGAAGCCGAAGCATCTCTACCGCAGTGTCGGGGTCAGCATGACAAAACCTGACAACCGGTAACGGATAACAGGCAATAGAACCTCCCGGGCATGAAAAAGCCACTGCCTGGGGCAGTGGCTGATGAAACCAAGGGGCCGGTTGGTGCCGGCGGTATAGAAAGCCGCTGAAGCGCGGCGGGTTACCGGTGGCGGATGTTGATTTCGCGCGGGTGGCTGGTGGAGTCCTTATACGGAATGCGCACGAGCAGCTCGCGGCCTTCGTGCACGGCGTCGATGCGCGTGAGGTCCAGCGTATCGGGCAGGTCGAGGGAGCGGATGAACAGGGGAGCCGCCAGCTGGGCTTCCGGCTCGTGGCGGTATTCGCTGTACACAGTGAGGTGCTGATTGTTGAGAACAACGTGGAAATTATCGGGCTGCACCGATGGGGCCGCTACCCGGATAACAACGCCCTTCTCGCGCTTATCTATCCGCATCGTGGCCTGCGCAATGCCCCCACCCAGCGTGTTGAGGAGGTCGAGTTGCGGGACAAGGTTGCGAATAAATTCCTGGCTGATGAGCTTCATGGGGTTGGTTCCTTTCTTGATTCGAAAAGGAGTATGCAAACCATGTACCAACAGCTTTCGGGCTGAAATCCAGCCACAATGACGGTGACGCAGCTACGGCCAGCCCCGTCGTCCGGACAGAATGGCGCTAATCTGAATAGTAAGTGCGCAACTGGCAGATGCAGCGGGTAACTGTGCTGTCCTTCACAGCAAAGCCTGCTGTTATTCCTGCGCAAAGCGGGTGCCTTTGCCCGGACTGCCTTCTCCGCAGCTAACCGGAATAGCCGAAGCTGGCGCAACGCATGCCCTGGCAGGCACTGCGCCGGCCGTTGTATATACATTGATTTTCGACCCTGCTGCTATGGCCAAAGGACAAGCCGCGCTGAGCTTTATCTTCATTACCATTCTGGTCGATGTTATCGGGCTGGGCATCATCATTCCGGTGCTGCCCCGCCTTATTGAAGAGCTGACAGGCGGCGGCCTTAGCCAGGCCTCGCAGTACGCGGGCTGGCTCACGTTTGCCTATGCGGCCATGCAGTTTCTGTGCTCGCCGGTGCTGGGCGGCCTCAGCGACCGATTCGGCCGGCGGCCCGTGCTGCTCTTTTCCCTGCTGGGCCTGGGTGTCGACTACATTTTTCTGGCCCTGGCGCCCAGCATCGGCTGGCTGTTTCTGGGCCGGCTGATTGCGGGCGTGGCCGGAGCCAGCTTCACCACTGCCACCGCCTACATTGCCGACATCAGCACGCCCGAAAAGCGCGCCCAGAACTTCGGCATGGTCGGCGCCGCGTTTGGGCTGGGGTTTATTGTGGGGCCGGCGCTGGGCGGTCTGTTCAGCCACTGGGGGCCGCGGGTGCCGTTTATCGTGGCGGCTGGCCTCAGTTTGCTTAACTTTCTCTACGGCTACTTCGTGCTGCCCGAGTCATTGTCGGCAGCCAACCGCCGGCCTTTTGAGTGGAAGCGGGCCAACCCCGTCGGCTCCTTGCTGCAGCTACGCCGCTACCCCGTAATAGCCGGGCTGGTCGTCACGCTGGTGCTGGTGTACATCGGGGCCCACTCCGTGCAGTCGACGTGGACGTTTTACACCATGTTCAAATTTAAGTGGTCAGAGGACTGGGTGGGCTACTCCCTTAGCTTCGTAGGGCTGCTCACGGCGCTGGTGCAGGGCGGCCTTATTCGGGTGCTGCTGCCGCGGCTGGGTCAGCGCAACGCCGTGTTCCTGGGGCTGCTGCTGTATGCCATTGGGCTGGGACTGTTTGCGGTGGCGGGGCAGGGCTGGCAGATGTTCCTGTTTTTGGTGCCCTACTGCCTGGGTGGCATCACGGGGCCGGCGCTGCAGGGCATCATTTCCAGCCAGGTACCAGCCAACGAGCAGGGCGAGCTGCAGGGCGGCCTCACCAGCCTCATCAGCCTCACGTCCATTATCGGCCCGCTGGTAATGACCAACCTGTTTGCGTACTTCACCCGGCCCACGGCGCCCGTACACTTCCCGGGGGCGCCGTTCGTGCTGGGCTCGGTGCTGGCGCTGGCCGGGCTGCTGTTCTCGCTCCGCTCCCTGGCCCACTACCGCCAGCCCGCCGATACGTCCGAGGCCAGCCCCGACGTTCTGCCCATTCACTAACCTATTGCCAGCATCAGGATGCCCATTATTCGCTTAGCCACCGAAGCCGATCTGTCCGCCATTATACAGCTGGTGCAGCGTGTGGTGCCGCTGATGCACGCGGCCGGCAACTTTCAGTGGGCTGCTTCCTACCCGAACGAGGCCGTATTCAGGGAGGATATCAGCCGGCAGCAGTTGTGGGTGGCGGAACACGCCGGTCAGGTAAGAGCCATAGCGGCCCTCACCACCGACCAGGACCCTGAATATGCCCAGGCCGATTGGGACGCGGCGGAGCCGGCCATCGTCACGCACCGGCTGGCTGTGGACCCGGCCGCCCAGGGCCTGGGGATGGCAGCCGCGCTGCTGGGGCAAGCCGAGGAGCTGGCCCGCCAGCGCGGCCTTCGCAGCCTGCGCGTAGATACCAACTCCGAAAATCAGGCCACGCAGCGGCTGTTCCCCAAGCTGGGCTACCGGTTTGCGGGCGAAATCACGCTGGCGTTTCGCC belongs to Hymenobacter sp. J193 and includes:
- a CDS encoding VF530 family DNA-binding protein, with the protein product MTSATPDARDENGHLIRELHGITLAQILEYLVLHYGWEELDRRIRINCFAVNPSVKSSLTFLRRTPWARAKVEALYVQARTAEVLGKPRP
- a CDS encoding GNAT family N-acetyltransferase; this encodes MPIIRLATEADLSAIIQLVQRVVPLMHAAGNFQWAASYPNEAVFREDISRQQLWVAEHAGQVRAIAALTTDQDPEYAQADWDAAEPAIVTHRLAVDPAAQGLGMAAALLGQAEELARQRGLRSLRVDTNSENQATQRLFPKLGYRFAGEITLAFRPGLRFFCYEKRLD
- a CDS encoding Hsp20/alpha crystallin family protein, which translates into the protein MHTPFRIKKGTNPMKLISQEFIRNLVPQLDLLNTLGGGIAQATMRIDKREKGVVIRVAAPSVQPDNFHVVLNNQHLTVYSEYRHEPEAQLAAPLFIRSLDLPDTLDLTRIDAVHEGRELLVRIPYKDSTSHPREINIRHR
- a CDS encoding glycoside hydrolase family 25 protein, whose amino-acid sequence is MQPASRRPHRPVVRRRFPRPGKWLLGAAVLLLLGGLAFYYVYQRQLHRYMRRTYASFFSHRLTGREHTPLLTGYTVHGIDVSAYQGSIDWQKVAKNQVRFAFIKATEGVTLRDARFGRNLRGARRAGIYCGAYHYFQPNYDGRQQAELFVRTANLQPGDLPPVLDVEAQEFHDVAQMRRGIATWLRLVERHYGVRPILYSNYSFYQRYLAGHFDKYPLWLAHYEVQQPTLAREKWIIWQHSDESYIPGIRGTVDFNVLQGNFQNLLALRIPPRRTSAATN
- a CDS encoding septal ring lytic transglycosylase RlpA family protein — its product is MRLLIMGLLASLLSSCGGSKAFTQSGQASYYADKFNGRKTASGTVYRASKRTAAHNTLPFGTVVRVTNPRNHRSVKVTITDRGPHAKGRIIDLSRKAARKIGIVDAGVAPVQLKVVKAAHR
- a CDS encoding TCR/Tet family MFS transporter, with amino-acid sequence MAKGQAALSFIFITILVDVIGLGIIIPVLPRLIEELTGGGLSQASQYAGWLTFAYAAMQFLCSPVLGGLSDRFGRRPVLLFSLLGLGVDYIFLALAPSIGWLFLGRLIAGVAGASFTTATAYIADISTPEKRAQNFGMVGAAFGLGFIVGPALGGLFSHWGPRVPFIVAAGLSLLNFLYGYFVLPESLSAANRRPFEWKRANPVGSLLQLRRYPVIAGLVVTLVLVYIGAHSVQSTWTFYTMFKFKWSEDWVGYSLSFVGLLTALVQGGLIRVLLPRLGQRNAVFLGLLLYAIGLGLFAVAGQGWQMFLFLVPYCLGGITGPALQGIISSQVPANEQGELQGGLTSLISLTSIIGPLVMTNLFAYFTRPTAPVHFPGAPFVLGSVLALAGLLFSLRSLAHYRQPADTSEASPDVLPIH
- a CDS encoding DUF6799 domain-containing protein yields the protein MKRIVLATATLLLAASCWSSAQAQTKLPPRRTVAPKAKATAPKGVTMKEGFTVKEGKVLVTRNGLTSTVAQPEKLVNGTTIKSDGTVILRDSTHVMMKEGDELSLSGRLTTKAMQAEQDSLMNVVKENTKMKLKSKRKGR